A window from Methanobacterium formicicum DSM 3637 encodes these proteins:
- a CDS encoding PadR family transcriptional regulator, with the protein MRRGAIQVAVMCLLEKEHYGYEITKNLKNSGLKVEEGTLYPLLRRLENDKLLSSRWDTEDTRPRKYYTVTDYGRKVRENWLDFFKSINESIEQFENNLKSQDR; encoded by the coding sequence ATGAGGAGGGGCGCTATACAGGTAGCAGTGATGTGTTTACTTGAAAAGGAGCATTACGGCTATGAAATTACCAAGAACCTTAAAAATTCAGGGTTAAAAGTAGAAGAAGGAACATTATATCCATTGCTCAGGCGTCTTGAAAATGACAAACTCCTCTCGAGTCGATGGGATACTGAGGATACACGGCCCAGAAAATACTACACTGTAACTGATTACGGGAGAAAAGTTAGAGAAAACTGGCTGGATTTTTTCAAATCAATAAATGAATCAATTGAACAATTTGAAAACAATTTAAAATCACAGGATAGGTGA